In Bacillus sp. Cs-700, one genomic interval encodes:
- a CDS encoding MBL fold metallo-hydrolase — protein MEGVMNLLTVSKFDEVQVVKGTFQLGGVRMNVYMYLVDELLIDCGPSRLQKEISDFLSNERYTQIILTHHHEDHTGNASIVPGSIPIYIHPTGIPLCRDKPHLPLYRRVFWGSRKPFSPKGIEHRIKTKHHTFELLHTPGHAPDHLALLEQNQGWLFTGDLYVMSHPKSIFAFESIPDVIQSLHHVLRYDFDTVFCSHAGVLQNGRKRLEEKLQYLLSIQNQVLQKHSDGKPASVIQKELFPDRHVLNYFSLFENSSKHIITSILHKNGLQ, from the coding sequence TTTGCTCACCGTTTCAAAATTTGATGAGGTTCAAGTGGTAAAAGGAACCTTTCAACTTGGCGGCGTTCGAATGAATGTCTATATGTACCTTGTTGACGAACTTTTAATCGACTGTGGTCCAAGTCGTCTTCAAAAAGAAATCAGTGATTTTCTTTCAAATGAACGCTATACCCAAATAATCTTAACGCATCACCATGAAGATCATACTGGAAATGCTTCAATCGTACCTGGGTCGATTCCAATCTACATCCATCCGACTGGCATTCCTCTTTGTCGCGATAAGCCTCATCTTCCACTGTACCGAAGAGTATTTTGGGGATCTAGAAAGCCTTTTTCCCCAAAGGGAATTGAGCATCGCATTAAAACAAAGCACCATACGTTTGAATTGCTTCATACGCCGGGGCATGCTCCTGATCATCTTGCGCTACTAGAACAGAATCAGGGATGGCTGTTTACTGGTGATCTTTATGTGATGAGTCATCCTAAAAGCATTTTCGCGTTTGAATCTATTCCGGACGTGATTCAATCGCTTCATCATGTTTTACGTTATGATTTTGACACCGTTTTTTGTTCTCATGCCGGCGTTTTGCAAAATGGACGGAAGCGACTGGAGGAAAAGCTTCAATATCTTCTTTCCATACAGAACCAGGTGCTCCAAAAACACAGTGATGGAAAGCCTGCCTCTGTCATTCAGAAGGAACTTTTTCCAGATCGACATGTCCTCAATTACTTTTCTCTGTTTGAGAATTCATCCAAGCATATTATTACGTCGATCTTACATAAAAACGGATTACAATAG
- a CDS encoding GGDEF domain-containing protein — protein MKRVENEVNVRTQNDHSIETILSLFRWVFLVIAGGYYYFFLQGTSPSFLVLFLFGVVYMTIAEFALHCTPLNSKRYQYMTKLSVVFDYVAFLWLIALTGGAESSLFPIAYLIILHVAVYWKFTGGMVAALLLGGGYTGVLIFSGYSFTGEGLVGYLLDFMFLIFIGLLGGIIVSRERMMRSKNTQLEDIARKDFLTELYNHRSFQEDLRYCAEEGNPVLVVLSDIDYFKAVNDQFGHMVGDHVLRKIGDIFKKQIGTSGRAYRYGGEELAILLDATNIEEAKERLETIQLAIRNTTFTANGDRFSITMSFGTALFPFENGMTPCLKLADERLYLAKKQGRNIIYWYDQYIDKSSRLRP, from the coding sequence ATGAAAAGGGTTGAAAATGAAGTGAATGTGAGAACACAAAACGATCATTCGATAGAAACGATTTTATCCCTATTTCGATGGGTTTTTCTTGTTATTGCAGGTGGATATTACTACTTTTTCTTACAAGGAACGAGCCCTTCTTTTTTAGTTTTGTTTTTATTTGGTGTTGTTTATATGACGATTGCTGAATTTGCGCTTCACTGTACTCCTTTGAACTCAAAAAGATATCAATATATGACTAAATTAAGCGTGGTTTTTGATTACGTTGCGTTTCTCTGGTTGATTGCCCTTACTGGTGGTGCAGAAAGTTCTTTGTTCCCAATCGCTTACTTAATTATTTTACATGTTGCCGTGTATTGGAAATTTACAGGAGGTATGGTTGCAGCTCTTTTACTTGGCGGTGGATATACCGGTGTTCTTATCTTTAGTGGTTATTCGTTTACCGGCGAAGGGCTTGTTGGTTATCTTTTAGACTTTATGTTTTTAATTTTTATTGGGTTATTAGGGGGGATCATCGTTTCGAGAGAGCGAATGATGCGCTCGAAAAACACGCAGCTAGAGGACATTGCTCGAAAAGATTTTTTAACAGAACTCTATAATCACAGGTCATTCCAAGAAGATCTACGTTACTGTGCTGAAGAGGGGAATCCGGTACTTGTTGTTCTCTCCGATATTGATTATTTTAAAGCGGTGAATGATCAATTCGGACATATGGTTGGCGATCATGTATTGCGTAAAATTGGTGACATTTTCAAAAAACAAATCGGAACGAGTGGAAGAGCGTATCGATATGGAGGAGAAGAACTTGCCATTCTACTTGATGCAACAAATATAGAAGAAGCGAAAGAGCGTCTTGAAACGATTCAACTAGCGATTCGAAATACGACGTTTACGGCGAACGGTGATCGCTTTAGCATAACAATGAGCTTTGGTACAGCACTTTTCCCATTCGAAAATGGCATGACTCCTTGTTTGAAACTGGCAGATGAACGTTTGTATTTAGCGAAGAAACAGGGGAGAAATATCATTTACTGGTATGACCAATATATAGATAAAAGCTCGCGTCTCAGACCTTAA